In the Arachis hypogaea cultivar Tifrunner chromosome 20, arahy.Tifrunner.gnm2.J5K5, whole genome shotgun sequence genome, tctctaaggtttaacttggttttaaaatcgtcatttttacttaaatcttaaaattttggaccaaattactcctaacaaaaaaattataaaataaaaaaataaataaaataaaagaaaaagagtgtttgaaatagagagagagagagagagagagaaaaagaatacGGGAAAGAAGAATAAggggaaaaggaagaagaaaaacgaGAAAGAGGTAGGTGGTGACGACACTGAGGAGAGAGGACGGACATCGCACACTGCGTTGCCATTTATGCTCCTGCACCAGTGTTTGACGTCGACGCCAGTAGATCGGTGAGGGAGGATGTCACGCGCAGCGTCGCTGTTTCTGCTCCTGCTCATCGCCGCTCGCTGCTATTCCTTGCGTGGTCGCCATTTTCGTAGGGTtccaattctatttttttttgttgattctTTGATATTTGAAATGCAGATTTGTTGATTCTTTGGTACTGATTTCTGcttgtatttcttttttattacattGTTGACTCTTCTATTTCTGATTCTTTGATATTTGTTGATTTGTTAATTACATTGTTGATTCTTCTAATTCTGTTTCTTTTGTTTATTACATTGTTTTGGCTTCTaattccattattattattgctgatgctgtaatgaagaagaaggaaaaaaagcgaaactgagtattttggtgaagaaAGTTTGTTGGAGAATGGTATTTTGGtttaaaggacgattttaaaacttagCTGAACCATAGGGAcgattttttatgcaaaaaaaatgttagagacgaaaaaaattttcgatctatatctaagaactaaaatCGCACTTAACCCAAAATTTAATGTGTCAGAACACCACAAATTAAAACAACATTGCCAAATTGTACgttaaaatttttaatcatttaaaATCAAAACGGCAATGCCGTtttgtaataaaataattatttaaaaattttactattAGAAAACAGCAATGCCGATTTGtgaatgttttttttaaataaaaaaaatgaaaaataacaacaatgtttTGCCTATTATATAGATTTAAAAGTTGAAATTGGTCAAAACAATGTTAACGTTgtgtagtaaaagtaaaaagtcATTGACATTTTGTACTCAcacgaataaaaaaatataaaactaactaTAAAAAGAGCCATGGTGTTATTTTGAGAACATATTGTGGAGAAATAGAAGTGAGCAACACAAAGTTGTTTTTCGTTTTTAGGTTTTGAGAGTGTTATTTAGTAGTTGGCTTTACATATGTTGAGTGAAAAAAATTTGTGGGTAAATGTATTGAGTATATTAAATGGAGAAttatattagtttaaaaaaatattacaatagtcAGATTTTGCATGATACACATGAGGGTATGAGTTTTTTATGTGAAAATCCATGTGTTATTGTTGTTTCTCTTTCGATAACATATGAATGATTTAATAATATACTTTCTCAAAGTGTAAATCATCAAATACTGAATAGAGTGATAAATATTTTGTACAGGCAGCCTGTGCTAGTATTTGGTAGTTTCATTCAATTTCAAATAATGCATGTGGCTGATGAAGTTAGTATGCAGGAAAAACTTTTGACCTACCATTAAATTAGAGCACAAACCTCACTTATCAAGTtatatgttgagtttgaagaaaaagaagatgttGATTTTTCATAACCCAACATAGATAGAATGGGTTataatcaaggttctgaaaaccggttcaGATCAGCCGGTCGAATCGGTCGAACCGCAAACCATTGAGAAAAGTGGTTCAGACAAAAGGCAAAACCGTAGATTTCAAAAACCGCCATCAAACCGGTGAACCAGTCGGGAACTGGTCGGTCAAACCGAACCGTGACCTGACCGATTTTTGAAAAGGCAACTAAATGTTGCTGTGTCACTCACCAGCAATCCCTAACTCTTACTCCATCGCGCAAGCCAAGCCTTAATCAAGCTCCTCTCAGTCTCTCACACACACTCAGTCCAGGGAGGGCTCCTCAGTCCTCTCAATCTCATCGAGCTCACCTCCATCCAGCCACCATCTCGTGCCGCCGTCGTCGTCGTTCCTTCGAATAACCACCGCCTCGTGTTAGCTCACTTTCCCTCCATCGCGCAGTAGCCAGTGCAACCTTCGAAGCCTCCATCGCGCAGCAGCCATCGCAACCTTCGAAGCCACCATCTGCTCCACCACTCTTGCATGCTCTGTCTCCCTTGGTCACTCGGtgtctctgtctctgtctctcaggGTCTCTGTCCCTCTCCGCAACCACAGTCTCTTGCATGTTCTctaggtaatttttttattaactatgaaTTTATGATTGAACTCTGATATAGTGAAGCTCTGTGAACTCTGATTCAAGTCATTCAACTGTGAATTGATATGGTGATATAgtgattgaataattatttttttgtgaacTGTGAAGTGTGAACTGATATAGTGATATAGTGATTGAATAATTGATTGAATAATTGTTTGCCTGTTTCAACTGAACTAAGTTACTGATTCAGAACTGTGAACTTTGTATTGTTATTGGATTGGATTGTATTGTTATTGGAATGGATTGTTATTGACTGTTTGCCcgttttaattgaataattggaTTGGATTGTATTGTTATTAGATTGCTGGTAATGTTTAGGTATGGATGAGAATATCAACCAAGAAATACCTAAGAATAATAATGCTGAGAATAATTCGGCTTCGAATGAACCTTCTCTTCCTCCCGGATCTAACGAAAGTCAATAACATACTTCTAATGTTCGGGAAAAAACTGATCCTGCTTGGAGATATgttgctttacaaaatataaatggaAAACCGCATTACCAATGCTTATTTTTTCTGAGTACTTTTAGGGGCAGGAGaattaatagaatgaaaaatcATTTGGCGAAGATAGGTGGAGATATTAAGAAATGTTCTAAGGTCCCTTATGACATAGAAAAACAAATGGAAGGTTTATTGAAAGAGatttagaaaagtaaaagtaGTAAAAGAAAAGTAAGTTTCAATGAAGAGGGTAGTGATGAGATTGAGGATGCAATTCATGAAGTAATAGCGCAAGAAGAACAACAAACTCCGAATCAGTTACCAACTAAGCAGGTGATTGGAGGCGATcccaaaaagaaagcaaaaactaTTATTCCTCCTATGTTTGCACCAAGAACAACTCCGGGAAGTCAACCAAGTCTGAAAAGTGTGTTTCAAAACAAAGAGGCGCTTCATGAAGTTGATAAGCGAGTGGCTAGATGGCTTTTGGATTGTAGGATTCCTTTCAATACGGTCATGTCACCATTTTTCAAGATATGTTGGATGGTGTTGCTGGCATTGGGCCTAGTTATAAAGGTCCTTCTTATGATAAGCTGAGGGTTAATTTATTAGCCGATCTCAAAAGGGAGTGTCAAATAGTTGTTTATAGCTATAGGTCTGATTGGAAAGAAATTGGATATATCCTCATGGTTGATGGTTGGACAGATCAAAGGCAAAGAACGTTGATTAATTTTTTGGCTTATTGTTCGAAAGGGTTGTGCTTTGTAAAATCTGTAGATGCTTTAAATGTGGTAAAAAAATGCTTCAAGCTTGTGTGACTTATTTTCGGAGGTGATTGAATAGATTGGACCTGATAATATTATTCATGTAGTGACTGATAATGAAGCGAATTATGTTGCTACTGGTAGGCTTATTAATAAGAAGTTTGAAAATATTCACTGGTCACCTTGTGCTGCTTATTGCTTGAATCTTATTCTAAAAGATATAAGCAGCATGCCACATATTTTTAACCTTGCAACACGTGCTTCGAAGATTACTGTGTTTGTGTATAATCATACAGTGTTCTTGTCTTGGCTAAGACAAAGAACTACTTGGAAGGAGATTGTTCGTCCAGGTGTAACTCATTTTGCCACTGTCTTCATCATATTGAAGAGTATCTTTGAGTGCAAAATGGATTTACAAGCATTGGTTGTTGATACACACTTTACCGGACACAAATTAGGAAGAGCTATGAGTGCAATTATCCTAGACAATAAATTTTGGGATGATTGTTTTACTGCATGCAAAATTGTGAGTTCATTGATTAAATTGATGAGGTTGGTAGATGCCGATGATAAACCATCATTGGGAATTGTTTATGAAGGTATGACGAGGTCAGAAAATGGAATCAAAGAAATGTTCAAGCATAGTAAGACTGCATATCAACCTTACACAGAGATTATCAACTCAAGATGGGACAAACATTTGAAAAAAAACTTCATGCAGCGGCTTATTTCTTGAATCCTGCTTGCTTTCTCGATGAAAATTATAAAGAAGCACCTGATGTCATGCGAGGTTTACTTGATCTTGTTACATTGCATTGCAAGGTTAATAATTTAGATTCAGTTGAGGCAATGAAAGAAATACACTTATATAAAGATCGAAAAGAAAGCTTTGATAGGCCTGAAGCTTTTCGAGCTGCAAAAAAACTTCAACCTAGTAAGAGTATCTATTTGATAATtacttttttagttattttatgttttcatttccttaatttgataactaatagTTAAGCTATGGGATTGTAACTTGTAGATGAATGGTGGAGGTTGTTTGGTAGTTCTGCTCTATGTTTACAAAACATGGCAGTTCGCATTCTTAGCCAAGCATCTGCTTCTTCGGGATGTGAACGAAATTGGAGTCTTTTTGATCAAATTCATACAAAAAGAAGGAATAGATTGGAGCATGATAGGCTAAGTGATATTGtgtatgttacatataatttacgTCTTAAATCCAGGTAATATAGATTTTATCCTTTCATTTCATATCATGAGATTTTGTGTAGTTAATATACTAGGCTTATCATATatggtatttaattttttagaacgGAAAGACAAAAGAGAAAGCAAAAGGTGCAATATGATCCAATCGATATTGAAAGTATTGATTTGGTTGACTTTTGGGTGACGGAAGAGGTTGTTGAAAAAGAGCCTGATCTTCCAAGTAATATTGAAGACTTGCTTCGTGAGTATTATAATTTATTGTCTGATAATTTATTACAACAGTTTTAATCTTTAATGTATTGATAATACGTTATATATTTAGTTAGATGAGATTGATGCTGATTTAGatcaaggtggtggtggtggtggtagtagtaGTACATTTTATTCTGCAACACTTGATTTTTCTAGTCCTAGTAGTGGACATGAAGGTGATGATATCAACGAAGCAAATCTGCAACAAGTTATGgcagattttgatgattgatgacaaacttgAATTAGTTGGATGCTAGCATCTTATGTttatgtttgattggttgtttttgttatttgacttttgagtttgtatttgaatgagatcatAACATTCTGGTctatgtagtacttttaatttggataatactttaagatttatattagactataattatgttttaatgtgtttatttattattttattataaaacgatttTTTCAGTTCTACCATGGTCGAACTggttgaacctatgaaccagtAAACCAATAACTAGAGCGGTTTGAtaaccggttcggttttcagaaccttgctacaaatataaattaactagaaatataaactaataataactaaaacttctaatattttatataaaaaaattctcaaaataaATCCTAGTCATTAAATAACAATGAAGGCTAATATATTTTAGTCAAATTTTAAcacaaatataaatttattattatacgatagatagattttattattaagatACGTATTTAAGAATGTCAATATCATTAGCCAACACTAAACAATCTTTCAATTCTCGAAACTACGTCAACTTTATGAAGCTTCCTCTACAGTCTTTCTTCCTAGGTGCAACACTAAACTGATCCAAACATTCAGCCTCTAAGGCCTCATAACTACTGAGGGTCGGTCTTGTAATTGGCAGACCATTCGTCGGAAGACTAAGAATTATCGTCACATCCTCCAACGTTACAACACACTCACCAATCGAAAAATGGAATGTGTGAGTCTCATGGCACCATCTTTCAATCAGAGCATTAACCGATGTCGACTGACATTGGACAACTCTAATATGGGAAACGTGATAAAAGACAGTCTCCCATAAATACCCCTCCAGAATTTAATTGTACGAATCCGGCGGCATTAAATGGTACATTGCAACATCCGTGAATCCTACAAAACGTAGCCATATATCAATAGAAAAAAGTTTGGTAACCAAAAATTTTCAGTCATAATTAGTCAAAACTTTCTATAATTTACTTCATTTATATAACttaataacagttttattttttatctcactCTCCTATTAATCCATTTATCATATTCTTATCAGCCCCATTTATTAATgacattaattataatatcatattccttattattaggcattcttgtaatcaatacttaatattttcttttatgatttaatttttatatttaagaatacaataaaaactaataataattataaataacgGTAATGATAATTTGTATTAAATGAtttaattgtaattgattttttatttttgttaagtcaTTTATCATCATCAATGGAGATACAAAACTTGAAAACTACCCTAATATGGTTTTGTTTccattaattcaattattttcattcaaaattcacaactcTAATACCATTGCAAGCACACTTAGAAATTTAGAATAAGCCAAGAAATTTTACAAGAAGTCATTTTTATCATTGCAAATAGTATGACAATTAAATTCGACCTCGGTACTTATGATAGAAGGTGTGGATGAAGAATTTGAACAACAGACGGACTCATCCGACGAGGTTGTTGTCAGTCAACCAATTTTTGAGAATATGAAAAATCACATTAGTTTTGATGAGGTATGGTAATGAaccgatttatttcttttttgtgtttttatgtgtatttataattatattgtactactaagttcatatacataacattcatacgttcatatacataacatctataattacatacaactaacatctaaaaattaaattcatatttattagatattacatccatacacgtatcattttttagttattgcataagtaactataaagttaatacaaatatttttaaattttatcataattaaattttaaaaaaatgtcaaattcttaaattaatttattcaattgataaatttactcataacatccataaattcatacacataacatccataatttcatattaataatatccataatttatactcataatattcataatttcatacctatgatgtctataattaataatttttataattaatattatcaaattttaaattatacgtCTTATTGTATTCTTTaaattatctcatatgtgcactagtaggtcatgattttaattattttaatatttttatttaatattcatatgtatgcttatttattgattttaatatgacaagttaataattatttttaaaaaattatttttaaatttttgtttatattttttatattttatattttattttttaatagtctatatgtaaaatataagttgTATAGTAGAAGTCAAGGTTGCGAAAACCGGACCGGTTATCGAACCGGTCAAGtaactggttcaatggttcaatggttcaaccgTGGTTAAACCGTGgttgaaccggtttaattaaatatagagtgaaattaaaaaaaaaattcaatacataatcataGTTCATAGAATTCATATGGCATTCAAGTATTCAAGAGAGCAGaattgaagaaataaaaaaattgaacattGCAGAATTGAAAAACCCAGAATCCAGACCAATATATCAACTCATAGTTCATAGTTCATAGAATTCATATGGCATTCAAGTATTCAACATAGCAGAATTGAACATTGGAGAATTGAACTAATGGAGATTGAAAAACCCAGAATTGAAGAACCCAGAATTGAAGAACCCAGAATTGAACagattcaaattttttaacattGCAGAATTGAAAAACCCAGAATCCAGACCAATATATTTCATCATATGGCATTCAAGTATTCAACAGAGCAGAATTGAAGAaatcaaaaaatgaaaaacaaaattattcaagTATTCATTATTGAACAGAGCAGAATTCAAATATTCAAGTATTCAAATTCAAGCTACAACAAATTTATTCACATTTGATTAAtcatataaaaaacaaaattaaaaaattaaaaaattaaaaaaacaagaaCAGAAGAACTGAAGTCTGAGGAAGTGAGGAACACAAAGCCAGAACCAAAAATGAAAAGTTGAAAACAATGCCAGAAAGTAGAAACCCAGAACTTACCCGCGACGTGAGTGAGCAGCGACGGTGAGTGGCCCGCGACGGTGACTGACCCGCGACGGAGAGTGCCCGCGACGGTGAGTGCCCGCGACGGTGAGTGGCCCGCGATGGTGACTGGCCCTAGCGCCGGCGTCGGTTTGGATTCACGGAGGTTGTTCTTCGACGGGGAGTGGGAGTGTTCTTGCCTCTTGGCTTCTTAGTTCTTGCTTCTTTCTTGGATTACCAGATTAGGGATTAGGGTATCACCAATTCAACACGCGTTTTTTCAGTTTTCAGTTTcaccctttttttaaaaaaaaaaaagaaaattcaaaacggGATGCGATGGCGATGGCGATGGCGGTGGGCTTCACTGATGGCTGTGGGTGGCGATGGTGATTGGTGGCGATGGTGATTTCTGGAGCTTGGGTGAATGGTGGTGATTTCTGGAATCTGGAGAGGGGAAGGGAAACTGATTAGGGCTTCGACGCTGCGTTCCTTTTTTACgcgtttttttttaatagaaaaaaacgacgtcgtttagcaTTTTAGTTTTCAAACTAAAAACCGTTAAAAAATCGGACGGTTCtcccggttcaccggttaaccgcTGGTTTGACCGATTTTTTTATCAGTTTTTTGTCAGACGGTTTTTTATATTGTCCGGACCGATTAGGTGATCGGTTCCCGATTattccggttgaaccggccggtccggtccggttttcagaactaTGGTAGAAGTTgttaaacatttttaatttaacttccaTAATTTTTGCAGAGAATTATTGCATTTAATGGATAATAATGTGATTGAGAGATGTTAAGGATTTGATTTGAGAGAAACTGAAACTGATTTTAGAAAGAAGATTAATGACTCCAAATATGCAGTAAAATAGTAGGTGTATGTCACTTACTTATCAAGAGAATAGAAATTTTTACATGTCATTtctatattgtaattattttttgtctacctaacatCTCCCATATCAATAAACCTTAAACGAATCTTAAACataaatctaatttttattaGATACATTAAAAACTACATATTCTAATGTCtaaaatctaattattttataataataattcttattccttattttctatttatataaccagaataattttaaaatatattaaacacTTCAATTAAATTAttgttatacatatatattttatattaccaaatttatcaataatcataaataatttattaaattcatatttaaaatttagtattactAACATAATTCATTACCTAAATTACACTAAATTTATTCGGTTTTCATTCTTCATGGtactataacaataataataatatacattaATTAATTCACTTTCAACAATTATTAtactaaaacaattttaaaattttcacttCCAACATAACAAACAAACATTCTCAAATAACTATTCTATTCTAACAACACACAATAAatcattaattctttattaaatatctatattatactcataataataatcattaattcaataattttttatatatcttctacaataaatattaataacaattaataataattattttattatcatacctagattttaataaaaattattactacaataaatttattactaacaattaataataattaatttagtatcataataaaaataattactataataaatttattaataacaattaataataattaatttattattcaatCATACTTATaatcttaataaaaattattactacaatattttttctaatctctaacattatcattattattttaattaaattaaaatatttaataataaaaatttacataattgaaatgattaaaataattaataatatgaaaCTCTAAACGTTTGacgtcttttatttttctttttcttgacatTGTTAAAGGCTGATGGTCTAATTTTCTTTTGCTCCCAAAGACCAATTtcatcaacaatagaaaagagaggagaaagtaaGGTTGGGATGAGTGAAGCAAGagtggaataagaataaaagggatGGGCTCATCGCCGGATAGTATACAATCATGGGGTGAATGCATGTTTAACACGTGGTATGTAGTGCGCAAATTGGACAGTCTGTGATGTTTGTAATTGGACCATCTGATTATTCTTCTCAAATTAGACCGTCTGATTTGTTAATCAGAGCATAACACCTTGGATATATATCCTACACTTCCATAATCGAACTATACACCACATTTAtcccaatatcaaaattaaaaaaaagtgtgtAATATTACgagtttttaatttgaatatggaacTAAAAGAAGTGTTGAACTCGCGTATGGAGAAGAGGGGTGCTTCGCCTCGTTGTGGGATCAGAGGAAACAGAACTCGGACCCTGCGAGTTGTGTTTCtcagaatgtaaaaaaaaaattacccaaAACAAATAAAACGGAGGGTCCGAATTCTATGTTTCAGATTTCAAATTCCATCAGCTGCAAATCGGATCATGCGATTTGTAAAGCAAAATTTCATGACCAAAGAACTCGCATGGTCCGAGTTGTGTACTCTGAGTTTTTTCAActttttaacacaaatcggagggtccgatttgtgtactctaaatttttttcaactttttcaacacaaatcggatcgtccgatttgtgtacttccacaattttaaaaaatatcaaaaattatcATGTTAAAATATATCACTTATTTTACttccatatcaaaattttttttgccTAATATTACCTAATGaataatttcttaaatttaattaccAGAAATAGATAGCGGATATTTATTTATCTGGATTAGGATTATCTTGTCCACGCGCTTGCGTTATCCTGTGAGGGTTGCATAGCCTCTGGTAAGAgatagatagagagagagagagagggggtaggTTGAGTGTCGTTGAACTGCAATGGCCGTGACTATGAATGTAAATGAGTCATCGTCAACGACAACGACTACTGCCACTGAGATAGACGAAGCTAAGAAGGCGGCGTCGTTTTGCTCGGTACGCGGTTGGGGAAATCCTCAAACGCCGTTTGCACTCCCATTCCGCCGTTTCGGAGCTCCAAGCTCCAACGCCTCTCCAAACAATCACATCATCAACATTCCTGAATTGCGCAGGTTCATGAGCGATGCTG is a window encoding:
- the LOC112786234 gene encoding uncharacterized protein, with protein sequence MLDGVAGIGPSYKGPSYDKLRVNLLADLKRECQIVVYSYRSDWKEIGYILMVDVTDNEANYVATGRLINKKFENIHWSPCAAYCLNLILKDISSMPHIFNLATRASKITVFVYNHTVFLSWLRQRTTWKEIVRPGVTHFATVFIILKSIFECKMDLQALVVDTHFTGHKLGRAMSAIILDNKFWDDCFTACKIVSSLIKLMRLVDADDKPSLGIVYEAAYFLNPACFLDENYKEAPDVMRGLLDLVTLHCKVNNLDSVEAMKEIHLYKDRKESFDRPEAFRAAKKLQPSKNEWWRLFGSSALCLQNMAVRILSQASASSGCERNWSLFDQIHTKRRNRLEHDRLSDIVYVTYNLRLKSRTERQKRKQKVQYDPIDIESIDLVDFWVTEELDEIDADLDQGGGGGGSSSTFYSATLDFSSPSSGHEGDDINEANLQQVMADFDD